In Plasmodium falciparum 3D7 genome assembly, chromosome: 5, the following proteins share a genomic window:
- a CDS encoding heptatricopeptide repeat-containing protein, putative, translated as MEIIKNEVLRYKRKNTFLIILHFRKCMSTRIVDGKKYVIQENKMSSIMDTINDNRIKFKIKNDSYFKEGNSNIIKSNNKMGEYKYGNISFLLKNAEYNAYKDKNTLNDVIETIFQNTMIVNNMNFVNFNMLLTFVNKYALKIKNKKILHDIIFLLHKYIDITKDVINNNNSSWVNIINAVAGICKNNSYLLYLIRNNNNNKENVYDITNDVMHDNTNKCKNNILNIHKNENINNTHSFIHKFIHRIMSTKNYIYSIREISLLFHACTKLNIKNDQLFSYFYELMLDKDFNKLNCLDIHLFLHSIYKLQLNCSNMFVQKIKEQILKNLDDFSCGQLVNILLSYSYFFKKQPEGNKKSNTNQKKNEKDIHKNDNKNDNINNNNIINNNNNNYDYMIDNKPMLYFFKGNTIQSDDILLHNIFNKCLLNLNSFPNREFCNFLNFIIQNKININEKQKNIILKNIIRLLQNKHNMLKLQLMIDLDIFTIINFIFKYNNDKDSINVLNHFSYINLEHHIINLIKKNKFKQDLLIYILHFYKNKNINFCAQNTTHANQNDILFFLQNITINKLDIKMKIILLTSIEWHNNLTQTIKNTEKYKDKKISQYNDYYYKLLKSLYDDIYNILSKNHMMREIRSMDNSYEELNICEKKKVDRVTFSYLDMKELLKLLKIKNDNNEDNNKKDKIYVNKYNDYSMGSYNQKSYNNELIYYNDIKKVENNLFHILQEYIIDKEIIELFYIIIMNKNVYPHFIKKSEIIMNNYFETLNKDIIQNGHNNNDNIRMEKKLSHNFIHTLNLCNENMFLKRNNISNFLYNKNILLKWLNNFMIYYLENTKDNVSLFFNLYVHMLLFDINNNINNFLNNLFEKICNLLKNPNLQFQNNLINIIDIYSSIIKLDKYEYDIYIKNIYNYTFLNIFQNYKQLNIKYMSLLFYSNIIHLFVHMYQPQFYNYHVSLSLRLLKQLFHAFINSLDKSTYNIIVSNFNEITKYKIYNKNSIYETSPLTKNDIIYIYRSMTIFHFLNIYNYMTFKQLRIFYNFYHILKFIIFKVNNFSISDFTQTHKGVSFAHNSVLYFLKYFLKNTNKYNIMCEQVVFPLCIIDILIKRT; from the exons atggaaatcataaaaaatgaagtcttaagatataaaagaaagaacacatttctaataatattacatttcAGAAAATGTATGAGTACAAGAATTGTAGATGGTAAGAAATATGTAAtacaagaaaataaaatgagtTCCATAATGGATacaataaatgataatagaattaaattcaaaattaaaaatgattcCTATTTCAAAGAGGGGaatagtaatattattaaaagtaataataaaatgggagaatataaatatggtaATATTAGTTTTCTTTTGAAAAATGCTGAGTATAATGCATATAAGGATAAAAACACATTAAACGATGTAATAGAAactatttttcaaaatacaatgattgtaaataatatgaattttgttaattttaatatgttaCTTACATTTGTTAATAAATAtgctttaaaaataaaaaataaaaaaatattacatgatattatattcttattacataaatatatagacatAACAAAAGatgttattaataataacaattcaTCATgggtaaatataataaatgctGTTGCAGGTATTTGTAAGAATAACagttatttgttatatttaattcgtaataataataataataaggaaaatGTGTATGATATTACAAATGATGTTATGCATGATAATACGAATAAGTgtaagaataatattttaaatatacataaaaatgaaaatataaataatacccATTCCTTTATTCACAAATTTATACATAGAATAATGagtacaaaaaattatatatattccataaGAGAAATTTCTTTATTGTTTCATGCATGCACAAAAttgaatattaaaaatgatcaACTATTCTCTTATTTTTACGAATTAATGCTTGATAAAGATTTTAACAAATTAAATTGTTTAGATATACATCTGTTTCTTCATTCTATTTATAAACTACAACTAAATTGTTCTAATATGTttgttcaaaaaataaaagaacagattttaaaaaatttagacGACTTTTCATGTGGGCAGctagtaaatatattattgtcttattcttatttttttaaaaaacagCCAGAAGGAAACAAAAAATCCAATAccaatcaaaaaaaaaatgaaaaagacaTCCACAAAAACGATAATAAAAACGACAACatcaacaataataatattattaataataataataataattatgattacATGATAGATAACAAACCAatgctttatttttttaaaggaaACACCATTCAGTCcgatgatatattattacataatatattcaataaaTGCTTATTAAATTTGAATTCATTTCCTAATAGAGAGTTTTGTAACtttcttaattttattattcaaaacaaaataaatataaacgaaaaacaaaagaacattattttgaaaaatataataaggtTATTACAAAACAAACACAACATGCTGAAATTACAACTTATGATAGACTTAGACATATTTACAATTataaatttcatttttaaatataataatgataaggattctataaatgtattaaatCATTTTTCCTATATCAATTTGGAAcatcatataattaatttaataaaaaaaaataaatttaaacaagatcttttaatatatatattacatttttataaaaataaaaatataaactttTGTGCTCAAAATACTACACATGCTAATCAAaatgatattttattttttcttcaaaatattactataaataaattagacataaaaatgaaaattatctTGTTAACATCTATAGAATGGCATAATAATTTAACACAAACAATTAAAAAtacagaaaaatataaagataaaaaaataagtcAATATAacgattattattataaattattgaaaagtttatatgatgatatatataatattttatcaaaGAATCATATGATGCGTGAAATAAGATCAATGGATAATAGCtatgaagaattaaatatatgtgaaaaaaaaaaagttgatAGAGTAACATTTAGTTACCTTGATATGAAAGAACTATTAAAAttactaaaaataaaaaatgataataatgaggacaataataaaaaggataaaatttatgttaataaatataatgattattCAATGGGTTCTTATAACCAGAAatcttataataatgaacttatttattataatgatataaagaaAGTAGAAAATaatctttttcatatattacaAGAATACATAATAGATAAGGAAATCAtcgaattattttatatcatcataatgaataaaaatgtgtatcctcactttataaaaaaatctgaaattattatgaataattattttgaaaCATTAAATAAGgatattatacaaaatggtcataataataatgataatataagaaTGGAGAAAAAGTTATCACACAATTTTATCCATACATTAAATTTGtgtaatgaaaatatgttcttaaaaaggaataatatatccaactttttatataataaaaatatactattaaaatggttgaataattttatgatatattatttagagAATACAAAAGATAACgtgtctttattttttaatttatatgtacatatgcttttatttgatataaataataatataaataatttcttaaataatttatttgaaaaaatatgtaatttGTTGAAAAATCCTAATTTGCAATTTcagaataatttaataaatatcatcgatatatattcttctatAATTAAATTGGATAAGTatgaatatgatatatatataaaaaatatttacaattatacatttttaaatatttttcaaaattataaacaattaaatattaaatatatgtcacttttattttattcaaatataatacatttatttgtACATATGTATCAACcacaattttataattatcacgTGTCTTTATCATTACGATTATTAAAACAATTATTTCATGCATTTATAAATTCCTTGGATAAGtctacatataatataattgtatcaaattttaatgaaattacaaagtataaaatatacaataaaaattCAATATATGAAACATCTCCATTAACAAagaatgatataatatatatatataggtctATGACcatatttcattttcttaatatatataattatatgaccTTCAAACAATTAAGAATTTTTTACAATTTCTATCATATCTTAAagtttatcatatttaaagTGAACAATTTTTCCATAAGCGACTTTACGCAAACGCATAAAG gAGTTTCTTTTGCACATAATTCAGTTTTATActtcttaaaatattttcttaaaaatacaaacaaatataatattatgtgtgAGCAAGTTGTTTTTCCATTGTGTATAATcgatatattaattaaaaggacatga
- a CDS encoding cytochrome c oxidase subunit ApiCOX18, putative gives MKFINIKNIKLNYARTIKRPFSGYTGKHISDKDLVKKNDDWYIEETNFCLGRVTKLRFSEKDDMARRVLKIMDSQLSKMYTRMRDGTVIPYMSFYLNDVIDKPAPNHQFIEQPLIKWTWDEAYDEAYEES, from the exons ATGAaatttataaacataaaaaatattaaattgaaTTATGCGAGAACTATAAAACGTCCTTTTAGTGGATACACAGGAAAACATATAAGTGATAAAGATTtggttaaaaaaaatgacgaCTG gtACATCGAAGAAACAAATTTTTGCTTAGGAAGAGTAACC AAACTCAGATTTTCTGAAAAGGATGATATGGCCAGAAGGGTCTTAAAAATTATGGACAGCCAACTAAGTAAAATGTATACAAGGATGAGAGATGGAACGGTTATTCCGTATATGTCATTTTACTTAAACGATGTAATAGATAAGCCTGCTCCTAACCATCAATTTATTGAACAACCTTTAATAAAATGGACATGGGACGAAGCCTATGATGAAGCATATGAAGAAAGTTAA